Proteins encoded by one window of Arachis ipaensis cultivar K30076 chromosome B04, Araip1.1, whole genome shotgun sequence:
- the LOC107637568 gene encoding polygalacturonase-like yields MAKQLPHTLLLRHALFCSLIFTQILAKSTTYNVVNFGADPTGLKDSTLAFLGAWSNACGSWRPARIQVPPGQFLLGTATRFGGPCNNKVISISMGGATLVGPSDYRAIGEALHWLTFDQVSGVRIHGGVLDARGGSLWACKSSGQPCPIGAITLGITNSNNVVVTGLTSINSQLFHMIISGCNNVQVHGVKIMAPGNSPNTDGIHVQFSSDVTILNPRIRTGDDCVSVGPGTKNLWVEDIACGPGHGISIGSLGWGMNEDGVINVTVRTATFSKTMNGFRIKSWGRPSNGFVNDVHFEHAFMSDVQNPIVIDQHYCPYYTGCPQMASGIRISDISYKDIHGTSATQVAVKFDCSLKHPCRRLRLEDVNLTYKNQVPQASCRNAGGTAFGTVQPESCL; encoded by the exons ATGGCAAAACAACTCCCTCATACTCTTCTTCTCCGCCATGCATTGTTTTGTTCCTTAATCTTCACACAAATCTTAGCCAAATCAACAACCTACAATGTGGTCAACTTTGGAGCCGACCCGACCGGCCTCAAGGACTCCACACTGGCCTTCCTAGGTGCCTGGAGCAATGCGTGCGGGTCCTGGCGACCCGCACGCATCCAAGTACCTCCAGGGCAGTTCCTGCTTGGAACTGCCACGAGGTTCGGAGGGCCATGCAACAACAAGGTAATCTCCATAAGCATGGGAGGGGCGACGTTGGTGGGTCCCTCTGACTACAGGGCCATCGGAGAAGCACTGCATTGGTTGACTTTTGACCAGGTCAGCGGCGTTAGGATTCACGGTGGCGTTCTTGATGCCCGTGGCGGTTCCTTGTGGGCTTGCAAGAGTTCGGGCCAACCTTGCCCAATTGGAGCCATA ACACTTGGAATCACAAATTCCAACAACGTTGTTGTTACGGGGTTGACCTCAATTAACAGTCAACTGTTTCACATGATCATCAGTGGATGCAACAACGTCCAAGTGCATGGAGTGAAGATCATGGCCCCCGGAAACAGCCCCAACACCGACGGCATCCACGTTCAGTTCTCCTCTGAcgtcaccattctcaacccaagaATCCGGACCGGCGACGACTGTGTCTCCGTCGGCCCCGGCACCAAAAATTTGTGGGTTGAGGATATTGCATGTGGACCTGGCCATGGAATTAG CATAGGAAGCTTAGGATGGGGCATGAACGAAGATGGTGTGATCAATGTGACGGTTAGAACGGCAACATTCTCAAAGACTATGAATGGTTTTAGGATAAAATCTTGGGGGAGACCCAGCAATGGGTTTGTGAATGATGTACATTTTGAGCATGCATTTATGTCTGATGTTCAAAATCCCATTGTCATTGACCAACATTACTGCCCTTATTACACTGGCTGCCCTCAAATG GCCTCTGGAATCAGAATCAGCGACATTTCGTATAAGGACATACATGGAACATCTGCAACACAGGTTGCTGTGAAATTTGATTGTAGTTTGAAGCATCCATGCAGACGGTTAAGGTTGGAGGATGTGAACCTAACCTACAAGAACCAAGTTCCTCAAGCATCTTGTAGAAATGCCGGTGGAACTGCATTTGGTACAGTTCAACCCGAGAGTTGTTTATAG
- the LOC107638806 gene encoding LOW QUALITY PROTEIN: xylulose 5-phosphate/phosphate translocator, chloroplastic (The sequence of the model RefSeq protein was modified relative to this genomic sequence to represent the inferred CDS: inserted 3 bases in 2 codons) codes for MLSLNVVSPSSSSVTFTKHNHKSSINASTIFRSNLLSKVHSHKNLPCLRTTTTSQLHEQGHQSSKLSFMPTSQIQDSITKLGTFNRFLTHPFESKAKPINQAVKAASSGANPEGGEESVAPKSKTLKLALVFGLWYFQNIIFNIYNKKALNIFPFPWLLASFQLFVGSIWMLTLWALKLQPCPKISKPFIFALLGPALFHTIGHISACVSFSKVAVSFTHVIKSAEPVFSVIFCSVLGDRFPIQVWLSILPIVLGCSLAAVTEVSFNLQGLWGALISNVGFVLRNIYSKRSLQNFKEVDGLNLYGWITIVSLFYLFPVAVFIEGSQWIPGYYKAIEAIGKPSTFYIWVLLSGVFYHLYNQSSYQALDEISPLTFSVGNTMXESGGDRVVGFGVQEXPVRPLNGLGSAIAILGTFLYSQATAKKPKKIEGEKSS; via the exons ATGTTGTCTTTGAATGTAGTTTCACCCTCATCATCCAGTGTCACTTTCACCAAACACAATCACAAGTCTTCCATAAATGCATCCACCATTTTCAGGTCAAATCTCCTCAGCAAGGTTCACAGCCACAAGAACCTACCCTGCCTCAGAACCACCACCACTTCCCAGCTCCATGAACAAGGTCACCAAAGTTCCAAGCTTTCTTTCATGCCCACATCTCAGATCCAAGATTCAATTACAAAGTTAGGAACTTTCAACAGGTTCCTCACACACCCTTTTGAGTCCAAAGCAAAACCCATTAACCAAGCTGTGAAAGCAGCTTCTTCTGGTGCCAATCctgaaggaggagaagaaagtgTAGCCCCCAAATCAAAGACCCTAAAGCTTGCACTTGTTTTTGGTCTATGGTACTTCCAAAACATCATCTTCAACATTTACAACAAGAAGGCCTTGAACATTTTCCCATTTCCATGGCTTCTAGCTTCATTCCAGCTATTTGTTGGTTCAATTTGGATGCTAACTCTATGGGCCTTAAAGCTCCAGCCATGTCCAAAAATCTCAAAGCCTTTCATCTTTGCACTTCTTGGACCTGCTTTGTTCCACACAATAGGCCACATCTCAGCTTGTGTCTCATTCTCTAAGGTTGCTGTTTCATTCACTCATGTAATCAAATCAGCAGAACCTGTTTTCTCTGTCATATTCTGTTCTGTTCTTGGTGATAGGTTCCCTATTCAGGTTTGGCTCTCAATTCTACCTATTGTTCTTGGTTGTTCTCTAGCTGCAGTAACTGAAGTGTCTTTCAACTTGCAAGGATTGTGGGGTGCCTTAATTAGCAATGTTGGATTTGTGTTGAGGAATATATATTCTAAGAGAAGTTTGCAGAATTTCAAGGAGGTTGATGGATTGAACTTGTATGGTTGGATTACTATAGTTTCATTGTTTTATTTGTTTCCTGTGGCTGTTTTCATTGAAGGGTCTCAATGGATTCCGGGGTATTATAAGGCAATTGAAGCTATTGGAAAACCATCCACATTTTATATTTGGGTTTTGCTTTCTGGTGTGTTCTACCATCTCTATAACCAATCATCTTACCAAGCCTTGGATGAGATTAGTCCTTTAACTTTTTCGGTTGGGAACACAA AAGAGAGTGGTGGTGATCGTGTCGTCGGTTTTGGTGTTCAGGA TCCGGTTAGACCACTTAATGGCCTAGGATCCGCCATTGCCATTCTTGGAACTTTCCTGTATTCGCAGGCAACTGCAAAGAAACCAAAGAAAATTGAAGGTGAAAAGAGTAGTTAG